From a single Drosophila sulfurigaster albostrigata strain 15112-1811.04 chromosome 3, ASM2355843v2, whole genome shotgun sequence genomic region:
- the LOC133845446 gene encoding uncharacterized protein LOC133845446, producing the protein MFDVLKTLECDKYNSSYIRNLSVSLTNAQMNVDFNLIRPLVPEVRSNMEFYNRKENSKAYQKFYKYSIDACSIMRNLRSSIFKRWFSTLFAHGNFRPDCPVPPNHYYVKNYNIKDLHIPSFLIPGFYRFAFNIFQLKNEGKHNDFLISCSIEIKMK; encoded by the coding sequence ATGTTTGACGTTCTAAAGACTCTAGAATGTGATAAGTATAACTCTTCATACATTCGCAATTTATCTGTAAGTCTCACGAATGCCCAAATGAATGTagactttaatttaatcagACCGTTAGTTCCCGAAGTACGCTCCAATATGGAATTCTATAACCGCAAGGAAAATTCAAAGGCATATCAGAAATTCTACAAATACTCAATTGACGCTTGCTCCATAATGAGAAATTTAAGGAGTAGTATATTTAAGCGTTGGTTTTCAACATTGTTCGCGCATGGAAACTTTAGGCCGGATTGCCCAGTTCCTCCAAATCATTACTatgtaaaaaattataacatcAAAGATCTTCACATTCCCTCATTTCTGATTCCTGGCTTTTACCGTTTcgcatttaatatatttcaacttAAGAATGAGGGAAAACATAACGACTTCCTAATTTCTTGCTccatagaaataaaaatgaaataa
- the LOC133843203 gene encoding uncharacterized protein LOC133843203, whose amino-acid sequence MLWNGLAVLQIVLVLCHGALAEKMLRPKFKDIKIWSEEKMVSHKVVYDHADPHLNFSMEVHQELQDVDIHLEARISNKLDPTYTTTLNTTINICRVLNFANKSPVGRFVHGFIREYGNIIDTCPIPKGSYFINKFWWPEDPTTAILPEFDFEIFYQANLLDASKKRTLIMNDHFTGEFTVQDVNNLKPGIFAMLPKTA is encoded by the exons ATGTTGTGGAACGGTTTAGCTGTATTGCAAATCGTTTTGGTTCTGTGCCATGGAGCCTTGGCCGAG AAAATGTTGCGGCCTAAGTTCAAGGATATCAAAATCTGGAGCGAAGAGAAAATGGTCAGCCACAAGGTTGTCTATGATCATGCCGATCCTCATTTGAATTTCTCAATGGAAGTGCATCAGGAGCTGCAAGATGTGGATATCCATTTGGAGGCACGTATCTCTAATAAACTGGATCCAACCTACACAACCACTCTGAATACAACCATCAACATCTGTCGAGTCCTGAACTTTGCCAACAAGTCACCTGTGGGTCGATTTGTGCACGGCTTCATTCGTGAATATGGCAACATCATCGATACTTGCCCGATTCCCAAG GGATCTTACTTCATCAACAAGTTTTGGTGGCCAGAGGATCCAACTACCGCTATTCTCCCAGAGTTCGATTTCGAAATCTTCTACCAAGCCAATCTTCTGGATGCCAGCAAGAAGCGTACACTCATCATGAATGATCACTTCACTGGCGAGTTCACCGTACAGGATGTGAACAACCTGAAGCCTGGCATATTCGCTATGCTGCCCAAGACGGCCTAA
- the LOC133843205 gene encoding uncharacterized protein LOC133843205 produces MRALSFSSLYLLLLGILLRSSSSSAWRSFKVVFTRFEFEPNAKFLDVRLEVENDDENSALNAVINVLQPLDDVELSISIGLQGELGNYTNIVSRSTNFCKMLKDRSAEPLTRIIYQDMLRFGKLFKECPLPKGTYTLRGYHIDEELLPSFLPETNFQFGLQLTQAKGQEIFHGTLHGRIDKSKGFNNLKMFSLG; encoded by the exons ATGCGTGCACTGTCGTTCTCTAGCTTGTATCTTCTTTTACTTGGCATCCTACTGAGGAGTTCCTCGTCATCTGCTTGG CGTTCTTTCAAAGTCGTCTTCACGCGCTTTGAATTCGAGCCGAATGCCAAGTTTTTAGATGTGAGATTAGAAGTTGAGAATGATGACGAGAACAGCGCTTTGAATGCAGTTATCAATGTGCTTCAACCTCTAGATGATGTAGAACTATCGATAAGCATTGGTCTCCAAGGTGAACTgggaaattatacaaatatcgTCAGTAGAAGTACAAACTTCTGCAAGATGCTAAAGGATCGCAGTGCCGAGCCTTTGACGCGCATTATCTATCAGGACATGCTGCGATTTGGCAAACTCTTCAAGGAATGCCCTTTGCCAAAAGGCACCTATACACTGCGGGGCTATCATATTGATGAGGAACTGTTGCCCAGTTTTCTGCCAGAGACAAACTTTCAGTTTGGCCTACAATTGACACAGGCCAAGGGTCAGGAGATCTTTCATGGCACGCTTCATGGACGCATCGATAAATCGAAAGGTTTCAACAATCTAAAAATGTTCAGCTTGGGTTGa